The Procambarus clarkii isolate CNS0578487 chromosome 64, FALCON_Pclarkii_2.0, whole genome shotgun sequence genome includes a window with the following:
- the LOC138354762 gene encoding uncharacterized protein, which yields MAGYKSRLASFGIIWPDMCGQSPAELSRAGFFSCGVGDHIRCFYCGGGLVNFIPSDDPWTLHARYYPSCVYLNLKKDQAFIKNAVPFSPPQPTIAVDETLINALLHGLDYYNGLAATVRFPYIALRGALREYLKIKRDILPLLSESNCVEVMLWFLDGVDESEDTGAVTESPLEVLSSQGVIFPRPVPPVVEVDEREEENAMHDYLEKASSGGVSSSSSSSSCGPTRSTSGGNIFIFLGTTHIHTNTGEVVVSSPLTGPFNWGCRVGSDPTTSSTTRDNRTEEEVVRMSVDISQGGEYPDLLTMSEGLEDAVFAAISLSDDNPATQTENDLNVEALLGERIMLTDSQQRGLLTDVDVNLFLNPQLSSLQGVSTNLDPEPSSHPSSTSHNSKLSSHKATSRARGRDECNTMSQTVIISSDDENFTPLRRKRVVTILIDPAILTPSLIVTATVIARLSVK from the exons ATGGCGGGGTATAAGTCTCGTTTGGCATCATTTGGCATCATCTGGCCTGATATGTGTGGTCAGTCTCCGGCAGAATTATCTCGTGCTGGCTTTTTCTCTTGTG gagttggagaccatatacgatgcttttattgtggtggtggtcttgttaACTTCATACCTTCGGACGACCCCTGGACTCTCCACGCCCGGTACTACCCAAGCTGCGTCTACTTAAACTTGAAGAAGGATCAAGCCTTCATTAAAAATGCAGTCCCTTTCTCACCTCCTCAACCGACAATAGCAGTTGATGAAACATTGATAAATGCGCTCCTGCACGGTCTTGATTATTACAATGGACTTGCTGCTACAGTAAGATTTCCATACATCGCCCTGCGAGGTGCCCTAAGAGAATACCTCAAGATTAAAAGGGATATATTACCTCTCCTTAGCGAATCTAACTGTGTAGAGGTGATGTTATGGTTTTTAGATGGAGTGGATGAAAGTGAGGACACAGGTGCAGTAACTGAATCTCCCTTAGAAGTATTATCATCCCAAGGTGTTATTTTCCCCCGCCCAGTTCCCCCTGTAGTGGAGGTAGATGAACGAGAGGAGGAGAATGCAATGCATG attatctGGAGAAAGCTAGCAGCGGCggtgtgagcagcagcagcagcagcagcagctgcggtCCCACCAGATCCACCTCTGGAGGGAATATCTTTATATTCTTGGgaaccacccacatacacacaaacaccggGGAGGTGGTTGTGTCCTCCCCCCTTACTGGA CCTTTTAACTGGGGGTGTAGAGTAGGTAGTGACCCTACTACTAGTAGTACTACTAGGGATAATAGGACTGAAGAAGAAGTAGTAAGAATGAGTGTGGATATTTCACAAGGGGGTGAGTATCCAGATCTCTTGACTATGAGTGAAGGTCTTGAGGATGCGGTGTTTGCCGCTATTTCTCTCTCAGATGACAACCCCGCTACTCAAACCGAAAATGATTTGAATGTAGAAGCCTTACTGGGTGAGCGTATAATGCTTACAGACAGTCAGCAACGTGGATTGCTGACTGACGTTGATGTGAATCTTTTCCTCAACCCCCAACTTAGTTCACTCCAAGGTGTATCTACAAACCTTGACCCTGAACCCAGCTCTCACCCCTCCTCCACATCCCACAACTCTAAACTAAGTTCACACAAAGCCACATCTCGGGCTAGAGGTCGTGATGAGTGTAACACAATGTCTCAGACGGTGATAATAAGCAGTGATGACGAAAACTTTACCCCTCTGCGAAGGAAACGAGTTGTGACGATCTTAATAGATCCCGCTATATTGACACCATCACTGATAGTGACAGCGACTGTGATAGCGAGGTTGAGCGTGAAATAA